Genomic window (Methyloprofundus sp.):
TGGAGTTTTTTATTGCAGATTAAAAAGCGGCTAAAGCCGTCATTGTGAATGCGAAAGTCAGTAAAGGCGAGCGCATCGCCGCCAGTGACTTGCGAGCCAACGACAGTGTTACCTTCAAAGTAATGCACAATGTCTTGGCTCTTGGGTGATTGCTCGCAGGCTGGCATGATGACTGCATGCGCAGCAACCATTGATTTGCCTGGTAATTTATCTAACCAGTCGATCGGGGCGTAGGTTAAGGCAGGCTTGGCAAAAGGGTGTTCGCTGTCTACCTTATTGACGTAAAAGCTATAAGTACTAAATTCACCGTGTTGCTCCCAGTGAAACAGGAAATTATCCAAGGTGGCAGTAAAGTGCATGGCCGTATTTTGCGGTGGGCTGACTGCAAATCTTGCGCAGAGAGTCGCTAAGTGTTCGCGCTCTAAAGTTTTTTCTGCTTGGGAGGTTGATAAGGCTAGGTGCGTGGCAGTGACTGGCAGCTTTAATGAGACGGGAGAGCGCGCATGTATCTCGTTGTGTAGAGCAAAGCGTAGCGGGTGATTTTCTGGAATGGGGAGTAGGGTAGGCACGATCTTTTGACTTTTGTTGGAGTTGAATTCTCGCTCCTAAAGGGGCGGCCAAACTAAATATAAGCTAATTGCTTTGAATTACTAGCAAAAGGGCTGGTAGTCGCGATGTTATCAATGCACGATCGCGGCTAAAAGCCCCTCCTACAAAAATCCTTTTATTTTAATGCTTTAAAGCCAATGTCGGTACGGTAATAGATTTTATCCCAAGAGATTTTTTCGGTCAAGGCATAGGCTTTTTCTTGCGCTTGCTGCAAGTTATCGCCCAAAGCACAGGCACATAACACGCGACCACCAGCAGTAACGGTATTGTCATTGGCTTGCTTGGTACCTGCATGAAATACTTTGCTGTCGCTAGCCTCTTTGCTTGGTAAGCCATTAATAACATCGCCTTTTGCGTAGTTATCAGGGTAACCGCCTGCTGCTAATACCACGCCTAAAGCACTACGTTCGTCCCATTTAGTTGTGAGATTAGCCAAGTCTTGTGTTAAAGCTGCTAAGCACAACTCTACTAAATCACTTTGCAAACGCATCATGATAGGCTGGGTTTCTGGGTCACCAAAGCGACAGTTATATTCTAAGACTTTAATGTTACCATTTGGTGAAATCATTAAACCCGCATATAAAAAGCCAGTGTAAGGCATGCCATCAGCAATCATACCTTGTAGGGTCGGGTTGATGACTTCATCCATAACGCGTTGGTGAATGGTATCAGTCACAATGGGGGCAGGAGAGTAAGCACCCATACCACCTGTGTTGGGGCCAAGGTCACCATTATCACGAGCTTTATGGTCTTGTGAGCTGGCCATCGGTAGTGCTTGTTTACCATCGGCAATCACAATAAAACTGGCTTCTTCACCCGTTAAAAACTCTTCAATGACGACGCGATTGCCCGCTTTACCAAAGCTATTGCCAGATAGCATATCAGTTACTGCGGCAATGGCTTCTGCTTCAGTTTGTGCAACGATCACACCTTTTCCCGCAGCAAGGCCATCGGCTTTTATGACGATAGGAGCACCTTGTTGTTGAATATAGGTAATGGCTGCATCAGTATCAGTAAAAGCTTGATAGGCAGCCGTCGGGATATTGTGGCGTGCCATAAAGTCTTTGCAGAATTTCTTGGAGCCTTCAAGCTGTGCAGCTTTTGCACTTGGGCCAAAACATTTAAGGCCAGCAGCTTGAAATGTATCAACGATACCAGCTACTAAAGGCACTTCAGGGCCAATAATGGTTAAGTCGATTTGTTCTTGTTGAGCAAAATTAAGCAAACCTGCAGTATCGTCCACTGATAAATCAATATTAGTGAGTTTGTCTTCTAAAGCAGTGCCTGCATTACCAGGGGCAACATAAACAGTTTGGACTTTAGGAGATTGACTGGCTTTCCAAGCAAGGGCGTGTTCGCGTCCACCACTGCCGACTATAAGAATTTTCATAAGGTTACGAAAGGAATTTTAATGAAGTGTATAAGCTGGGTTACGCTGTTAATGCTACGTATAAAAATTTACCCCAGCTTACAATAGGTATTATTAATGTCTAAAGTGGCGCATACCTGTAAAGACCATGGCGATATTATGTTCATCTGCTGCGGCAATGACTTCATTATCGCGCATCGAACCGCCTGGTTGAATAACGGCAGTAATACCTGCTTCAGCAGCTGCATCCAGGCCATCTCTAAAAGGGAAGAATGCATCTGAAGCCATGACTGAACCAGGTACGCTCAAGCCTTCGTCAGCGGCTTTGATACCTGCAATTTTGGCAGAATAAACGCGGCTCATTTGGCCTGCGCCCACACCGATAGTGCGCCCTGCTTTGCAATATACAATAGCATTAGATTTAACAAATTTAGCTACTTTCCAAGCAAATAATAAATCAGCTAACTCTTGTTCGGTAGGTTCGCGCTTACTAACGACCTTTACTTCAGCGGCAGTGATGGTACCAAAGTCTTTGTCTTGTACTAATAGGCCGCCTGAAACGCGCTTAAAATCTAAGCTAGGCTCATTGCCGCTGTTCCAGATACCGCACTCTAATACACGTACATTTTTCTTTTCTGCGAGCACTTCTCGGGCAGCAATACTAATAGTAGGGGCAATAATGACTTCTACAAATTGGCGACTAATAATTTCTGCAGCAGTCGCTTGGTCTAATTCACGGTTGAAGGCGATAATGCCACCAAAAGAGGAGGTAGGGTCAGTTGCATAAGCTAGGTCATAGGCATCTAGAATGCTGTCTGCTTGTGCAACGCCACATGGGTTGGCATGCTTAACAATGACACAGGTGGGTTTGTCCTCAAAGGACTTAACACACTCTAAGGCAGCATCGGTATCGGCGATATTATTGTAAGAAAGCTCTTTGCCTTGTAGTTGCTTGGCGGCTGCAATAGAGCCTGAAGCGGCTGCTTTTTCTTGGTAGAACGCCGCATTTTGGTGTGGGTTCTCGCCATAACGCATGTTTTGAGTTTTGTTGAATTGCAAATTAAGCGTAGCAGGAAATTCCTGTTGATTGACTTTGGCTAAATACAAGGAAATAGCGGTATCGTAACTGGCAGTGTGTTCAAAACTTTTAAGTGCCAGATTAAAGCGGGTTTGCTGCTCTAATTGATTTTCGTTATTGAGCAGCTCGGTTAAGATGGTTTCGTAATCACTTGGATCGACGACAATAGCAACATCATTGTGGTTTTTAGCAGC
Coding sequences:
- a CDS encoding phosphoribosylamine---glycine ligase, encoding MKILIVGSGGREHALAWKASQSPKVQTVYVAPGNAGTALEDKLTNIDLSVDDTAGLLNFAQQEQIDLTIIGPEVPLVAGIVDTFQAAGLKCFGPSAKAAQLEGSKKFCKDFMARHNIPTAAYQAFTDTDAAITYIQQQGAPIVIKADGLAAGKGVIVAQTEAEAIAAVTDMLSGNSFGKAGNRVVIEEFLTGEEASFIVIADGKQALPMASSQDHKARDNGDLGPNTGGMGAYSPAPIVTDTIHQRVMDEVINPTLQGMIADGMPYTGFLYAGLMISPNGNIKVLEYNCRFGDPETQPIMMRLQSDLVELCLAALTQDLANLTTKWDERSALGVVLAAGGYPDNYAKGDVINGLPSKEASDSKVFHAGTKQANDNTVTAGGRVLCACALGDNLQQAQEKAYALTEKISWDKIYYRTDIGFKALK
- a CDS encoding phosphoribosylaminoimidazolecarboxamide formyltransferase/IMP cyclohydrolase, whose amino-acid sequence is MKKKVNRALISVSNKAGILDFCRELDQLGIELLSTGGTAKLLADNNINVTEVSDYTGFPEMMDGRVKTLHPKIHGGILGRRGIDDAVMAANDIKAIDMVVVNLYPFEATVANPDCDLATAIENIDIGGPSMIRGAAKNHNDVAIVVDPSDYETILTELLNNENQLEQQTRFNLALKSFEHTASYDTAISLYLAKVNQQEFPATLNLQFNKTQNMRYGENPHQNAAFYQEKAAASGSIAAAKQLQGKELSYNNIADTDAALECVKSFEDKPTCVIVKHANPCGVAQADSILDAYDLAYATDPTSSFGGIIAFNRELDQATAAEIISRQFVEVIIAPTISIAAREVLAEKKNVRVLECGIWNSGNEPSLDFKRVSGGLLVQDKDFGTITAAEVKVVSKREPTEQELADLLFAWKVAKFVKSNAIVYCKAGRTIGVGAGQMSRVYSAKIAGIKAADEGLSVPGSVMASDAFFPFRDGLDAAAEAGITAVIQPGGSMRDNEVIAAADEHNIAMVFTGMRHFRH